One genomic segment of Odocoileus virginianus isolate 20LAN1187 ecotype Illinois chromosome 33, Ovbor_1.2, whole genome shotgun sequence includes these proteins:
- the C33H16orf82 gene encoding protein TNT encodes MSQQGCKGRSPDPAKQRPQAPLEVVLSPSALESPFCPTAAPDAPGASTSLFSLLPRPPTSQAPSPWEPSQPIRTLPFQGDPYKLSLLCPDTPHPTPRGLQGPLLLEKPSQLPPTFLQGRQGESPSGEAQEPGAGLQSPSLEPQSPAWPRHDAEARQEPLRDSSGHLGNTVSHDSSVLSSLQHSSLERCTDISRLSSGYAGDEENSEVSLPGSHQIVRLSRRLHTQAGGAQTNQVCAVPSPKQLKRRLARQANRTNQTGGE; translated from the coding sequence ATGTCTCAGCAGGGATGCAAAGGCAGGTCTCCTGACCCGGCAAAGCAGAGACCACAGGCCCCTTTGGAAGTGGTTCTCAGCCCTTCTGCACTGGAGTCTCCTTTCTGCCCAACTGCAGCCCCTGATGCCCCAGGGGCCAGCACATCATTGTTCTCCCTCCTGCCCCGCCCGCCCACATCACAGGCACCATCACCATGGGAACCAAGCCAGCCAATCAGAACCCTCCCTTTTCAGGGGGACCCTTATAAATTGAGCCTCCTCTGCCCAGACACACCACATCCAACACCCAGAGGCCTCCAGGGCCCCCTCCTCCTGGAGAAACCAAGTCAGTTGCCCCCCACTTTCCTCCAGGGCAGGCAAGGGGAGTCTCCCAGCGGGGAGGCTCAGGAACCGGGTGCGGGTCTGCAGTCACCCAGCCTAGAGCCCCAGTCCCCCGCATGGCCACGCCATGATGCAGAAGCCAGGCAGGAGCCGCTGAGAGATTCCAGTGGTCACCTGGGAAACACCGTGAGCCACGACAGCAGCGTCCTGTCAAGCCTGCAACACTCCAGCCTGGAGCGATGCACTGACATCAGCCGGCTGAGCAGCGGGTATGCAGGGGATGAGGAGAACAGCGAAGTCAGCTTGCCAGGCAGCCATCAAATCGTGCGGTTGAGCAGAAGGCTCCACACCCAAGCAGGCGGGGCCCAGACCAACCAGGTGTGCGCCGTCCCCTCTCCTAAGCAGCTGAAGAGACGACTGGCCCGCCAAGCCAACAGAACCAACCAGACTGGAGGGGAATAG